The DNA region TCATGGCGGCTGGTCCGCGAACACGAAGCCGCCGGGCACACCCTGGTCCTGATCAGCTCGATCAGCCGCTACCAGGTGGAACCGGTCGCCGAGGAACTCGGCATCCCGCACGTGCTGTGCACCGGCATGGCCGTCCAGGACGGCGTGCTCACCGGGCACGTCGAGGGAAAACCGCTGTGGCGCAACGGCAAGGCCGACGCCGTCCGCCGCTTCGCCATCGCCCACGACCTCGACCTCACCCAGAGCTGGGCCTACGCCGACAGCGCCGCCGACCTGCCGCTACTGCAGACCGCCGGACACCCGGTGGCGGTCAACCCGGACCCGCGCGTGGTGCTGGAAGCCGCCGAAAAGGATTGGCCGGTCCTGCATTTCCGGCCCCGGCAAGCGCCCAAGGCCACCGACTACGCCCGCACCCTGGCCGGCTTCACCGGATTGCTGGGCGGGGCGCTGTTCGGCGTCGCGGCCAAGGCGCACACCAAACAACGCCGCCAGATGGCGGATTCGATGATGACCTACGCCGCGGACTCGACCCTGCGCGGCACCGGCGTGAAGGTCCGGGTCACCGGCGCGGAATACGCGCGCTCCCCGCGCCCGGCCGTGTTCATCTTCAACCACCAGAGCCAGTTCGACATCGTGGTGCTCGCGGAGGTCCTGGGCACCGGCTTCACCGGCGTCGCCAAACGGGAGATCACCAAGAACCCGGTCTTCGGTCCCCTCATGCGCTTCGTGGAAGTGACCTTCATCGACCGCGGGGACACCGTCGCCGCCAAGGCCGCGCTGGAACCGGTCGTCGAAACCCTGCGCGGCGGACTGTCGGTGGTGATCGCCCCGGAAGGCACCCGCTCGCTGACACCGCGCGTCGGCGCGTTCAAGAAGGGCGCGTTCCACATCGCACGGCAGGCGGGCGTCCCGATCATCCCGGTGGTGATCCGCAATGCCGGCGAGATCGCCTGGCGAAACTCCGCCGTCGTGCGCAAGGGCGTGGTCGACGTGGCCGTGCTACCGCCGATCGACGTCGGCGGCTGGGACCCGGCCCGGATGGACAGCGAAGTGGAGCAGGTCCGACAACTGTTCGTCGAAACCCTGCTCCACTGGCCGGAAAATTAGACCGAGCGCCCGAAGAGCAGTTTCCACGGCATCGCCGCGGACTCCAGCTGCACCTTGAGGCTCATCTTCGACGCGCCGAGGGTGCGCTCCTCGAACCGGATCGGGACCTCGGCGATCGAGATGCCCTTCTTCACGGTCCGGTAGTTCATCTCGACCTGGAACGAGTAACCGTTCGACTTGATCGAGGCCACGTCGATGGCGCGCAGCGTGTCCGCCTTCCACGCCTTGAAACCGGCGGTGGCGTCCTTGACGCCCAGGCGCAGGATCATGTTCACGTAGAAGTTGGCCCAGGCCGAGAGCGCCTTGCGGTACCACTTCCACTCCGCGGCGGTGGAACCACCGGGGACGTAACGGGATCCGAGCACCACGCCGGCGTCGGTGGTCTGCAGCTTGTCCAGCATGGCCGGAATGACCTCGGCCGGGTGCGACAAGTCGGCGTCCATCTGGATCACCACGTCCGCGCCGTCGGCGAGCGCCTGGGTGATGCCGGCGATGTAGGCGCGGCCCAGGCCGTCCTTCTCCGTCCGGTGCAGCACGCTCACCACGTTCGGCAGATCGGCGGCCAGCTTGTCCGCGACCTCGCCGGTGCCGTCGGGCGAATTGTCGTCGACCACCAGCACATGCAGGTCGTCCACCGGCAGTGCGGTCAGCCGCTCCACCGCAACGGGCAGGTTCTCCCGCTCGTTGTAGGTCGGCACCACCACGGTGACCTTCAAGGTACGCCCTCCCGATCGGTCGTCTTCTGGCTCAGAAACCGTACCTGGTCCGCTCGAGTGCCTCGTGAGCGCACCGTGTAGGCGCGCTCACCCCCGTCACTCGAGCGTCAGTCGTCCTCTTGGTCGGCACGCCGGTTTCGTTCTCGCACAATATCCAACGCCCGCTCGGCTGTCGCCTGATCCGGGTACGGTCCCATCCGATCCCCGACCCAGCAGGACTTCCCCTGCTCCGCCTTGTGGTGGGAGATGCAGTAATACCACTGGTTGTCCTCGGCCATACATCCCAGCATTCCACCAAGATCGGACCCGGGGACGAAAAAACACGCGGAAACGAAGAGAGCCCCCGCTCGCGTTGTCCGCGAGCAGGGGCTCCCTGCGATGAAGTGGCCAGAGCCGGGATTGAACCGGCGACCTTCCGCTTTTCAGGCGGACGCTCGTACCAACTGAGCTACCTGGCCGAAAGGCACCCGATTCGAATGCCAAGCTTCGTGCGTTTCTTGCTGGTCGCAAAAACTTCTTGCGACCCTGACGGGACTCGAACCCGCGACCTCCGCCGTGACAGGGCGGCGCGCTAACCAACTGCGCCACAGGGCCTTGCTTGTGCTCCGACAACGATGTTGCCATCGTTGTACCCCCTACGGGATTCGAACCCGCGCTACCGCCTTGAAAGGGCGGCGTCCTAGGCCGCTAGACGAAGGGGGCCCGCCGGATTTCTCCGGACCGTTTGCTCAACGGCTTCCGTTGGGAGCGGAGATAGCTTATGACAGGCTCCGCGTGATTCCCAAATCAGCTGGTCAGAGTCCCAAGTTGAGATCTTCGAGCCGGGCGGACACCCGCCAGCCGATGCGGCGGAACTCCTCGGTCCACTCCGGTGTCGCGGTGGCGTCCACGATCACCTCGAGCGCCTCGGCGAACCGGGCCCGCAGATCCGCCGGACCGGTGAGCACATCAGCGATGTAGCGCTGGCCCGCGAGGGCCGCCGCCAGCGTGCGGGTGAACCGGTCCGGATCCGCGTCCGGGCGCAGCTGTTTGTGCTCGGTGGCCTTCACCGCGAGCTGCCGGATGGCGCGCCCGAGGATGCGGCCGCCGCCGGCCTGGATGTCGCGATAGAACTCCGGCTCGATGATGAGCCGGAACTCGGCCTGGATGATGATGTCGTTCTCCAGCCGCAGCGCGATCTCGTCGATCATGCCGTGCAGCACGTCGAGGGGACCGAGATCAGTTCTGGTGAGCCACCTTTCGGTCGATGTCCGGTAGCGGTCGACCGCCGCTTCCAGCACCGCGCGGGCCAGATCCTCCTTGGAGTCGAAGTGAAAGTACATGGCCCCCTTGGTCGCCCGGGAACCTTCCAATATGCGGTTGAGCGATGCAGCGGCATAGCCGCTCTTCCCGAACTCAACGGCGGCGGACCTGATGATCGCCGCGCGTGTCCGGCGGGCCCGCTCTTGTTGCCGTGCCATGCTCGAAACGCCTCCGAAGCTAGCTAACCGTCGCAGACCGCGGTACGGCCTCGACGCGAAGTTACGTGTCTTTCAAATACTTCAAATCGGGCTACGCCCGGAATTACCAAACTTTTGGTACGGAAATGCGCGAGAAACTTGAAACACACCAACTGGTATAGTTTTTCCCGCCCGGGTGCACCGCAGGGGGTGCGCACCCGGGTGTTTCACGTCGTCCTGGTCCGCCTCCCCGCAGCTTCATCTATTGGAGCCGCGATCGGATGAGCCGGTCGCGACACGTTCGGGCACATCAACGATAAGCCGAATCCCGTGCCGCCGGGGCAATCCCAGCCCCTCCGGAATTCACCAGTCGGTCACCGTACCCGGAAAGTTCACCCAGCGTGACGTGTACCGGAAAGTCAGTTAGCCAGCACATCTCCTTTCCGAAACCGCAATTCCGCAGCAATCGTGTGGACGATTGGTCCGAAACGACGAATTCGCCCATATCTCACCGAAGTTCGACCGCCGATCACCGCCGCACGCACCGGCTCCCGACGGCGCGCAGCGTCGCGCGGCCACCACCCCCGTGCT from Nocardia tengchongensis includes:
- a CDS encoding HAD-IB family hydrolase gives rise to the protein MTHRVRGRAAGRPTLPPRPGVGVTQRPVGAQDLGAALAAVRTGPQGPRVAAIFDFGGTVVHGFNPPPLARRMLRRGSARGALTASLLGSIRGARSEGEYERFLQAAMYDWAGVPETELAELGRQTFARNVYGHIYPESWRLVREHEAAGHTLVLISSISRYQVEPVAEELGIPHVLCTGMAVQDGVLTGHVEGKPLWRNGKADAVRRFAIAHDLDLTQSWAYADSAADLPLLQTAGHPVAVNPDPRVVLEAAEKDWPVLHFRPRQAPKATDYARTLAGFTGLLGGALFGVAAKAHTKQRRQMADSMMTYAADSTLRGTGVKVRVTGAEYARSPRPAVFIFNHQSQFDIVVLAEVLGTGFTGVAKREITKNPVFGPLMRFVEVTFIDRGDTVAAKAALEPVVETLRGGLSVVIAPEGTRSLTPRVGAFKKGAFHIARQAGVPIIPVVIRNAGEIAWRNSAVVRKGVVDVAVLPPIDVGGWDPARMDSEVEQVRQLFVETLLHWPEN
- a CDS encoding polyprenol monophosphomannose synthase, coding for MPTYNERENLPVAVERLTALPVDDLHVLVVDDNSPDGTGEVADKLAADLPNVVSVLHRTEKDGLGRAYIAGITQALADGADVVIQMDADLSHPAEVIPAMLDKLQTTDAGVVLGSRYVPGGSTAAEWKWYRKALSAWANFYVNMILRLGVKDATAGFKAWKADTLRAIDVASIKSNGYSFQVEMNYRTVKKGISIAEVPIRFEERTLGASKMSLKVQLESAAMPWKLLFGRSV
- a CDS encoding TetR/AcrR family transcriptional regulator, translated to MARQQERARRTRAAIIRSAAVEFGKSGYAAASLNRILEGSRATKGAMYFHFDSKEDLARAVLEAAVDRYRTSTERWLTRTDLGPLDVLHGMIDEIALRLENDIIIQAEFRLIIEPEFYRDIQAGGGRILGRAIRQLAVKATEHKQLRPDADPDRFTRTLAAALAGQRYIADVLTGPADLRARFAEALEVIVDATATPEWTEEFRRIGWRVSARLEDLNLGL